A genomic stretch from Clavelina lepadiformis chromosome 5, kaClaLepa1.1, whole genome shotgun sequence includes:
- the LOC143458871 gene encoding uncharacterized protein LOC143458871 — protein MNFFCSPPKFELGESFISFLSTFESFCDSVDATAAARKHAFMVSLPEDVKLEMICNGARLGTMNYEELKSKAEEVTCCSLRRNKAKQQLIQRAQALGETNRSYVNALVNFGAIAYPKPEDEGTKNDVLYNALIAGLRNKHEAERLVTCNMEVQCPKFLDAVKKLLMMEPAHVQQHVSKIQPIEQVPSACEEMKQMIQGLRQEVDTLRESLSEISRRSRLNHNHPFRPRESRTCFTCGERGHISRYCLQRNRQGNANGAGTGVRP, from the coding sequence atgaattttttttgctctCCTCCGAAGTTTGAACTTGGAGAAAGTTTTATCTCGTTTTTATCAACGTTTGAAAGTTTCTGCGACAGTGTGGACGCAACAGCAGCTGCtcgaaaacatgcttttatgGTGAGTTTACCGGAAGATGTTAAGCTGGAAATGATATGCAACGGAGCACGGTTAGGCACCATGAACTATGAAGAACTAAAGTCCAAAGCTGAGGAAGTTACTTGTTGCTCGCTTCGACGTAACAAGGCTAAACAGCAGCTTATACAAAGAGCCCAAGCTCTCGGCGAAACGAATCGAAGTTACGTCAACGCCCTTGTCAATTTCGGAGCAATTGCATACCCGAAACCGGAAGATGAAGGTACGAAGAATGACGTCTTGTATAACGCTTTAATAGCTGGACTGCGTAACAAACATGAAGCAGAAAGGCTGGTCACGTGCAACATGGAGGTGCAGTGTCCAAAGTTTTTAGATGCTGTCAAAAAGCTATTGATGATGGAACCAGCGCATGTGCAACAACACGTTTCCAAAATACAGCCAATCGAGCAGGTCCCATCAGCTTGCGAGGAAATGAAGCAAATGATCCAGGGTCTGCGGCAGGAAGTTGACACCTTGCGTGAATCACTATCGGAGATATCGCGGAGGTCTCGTCTTAACCACAATCATCCCTTTCGCCCCCGGGAATCACGCACGTGTTTTACATGCGGAGAAAGAGGACACATCAGTCGATATTGTCTTCAACGCAACCGCCAGGGAAACGCCAACGGGGCGGGCACAGGTGTCCGCCCCTGA
- the LOC143459620 gene encoding kelch-like protein 12 — protein sequence MGDLVQAAETFISKNLGAVLKSADFLELGVDDVKDSIDEDKYRSVVAWALHDLDERRKNFSDLFHLIQLENLSKDFLIKFVQKEKLVCNSTDCMQLLVKSLVSRLSGSPGFKTKPGQSDEILMIGGLNCPQSVVKFNTKTNQWSNMPDTKIDRGFPSAVNYNQQIFLMGGWPLLVPYYNSVEMLDLNDENPKWDSNLPSMGEKRGVFASALLNGPL from the exons ATGGGTGATCTTGTTCAAGCAGCTGAAACtttcatttctaaaaatctcggagcagttttaaaaagtgCAGATTTTCTTGAGCTTGGAGTTGATGATGTCAAG GATTCGATCGATGAGGACAAGTACAGGAGTGTAGTTGCTTGGGCACTTCATGATTTGGATGAAAGACGGAAAAACTTCAGTGATTTGTTTCATCTCATTCAACTGGAAAATTTATCGaaagattttttaataaagtttgttCAAAAGGAG aaACTGGTTTGCAACTCCACAGATTGCATGCAACTTCTTGTGAAATCACTCGTTTCTCGACTTTCTGGTTCTCCaggttttaaaacaaaaccag GTCAGTCTGATGAGATACTTATGATTGGTGGCTTGAACTGCCCACAAAGTGTTGTCAAGTTCAACACCAAGACAAACCAGTGGAGTAACATGCCG GATACAAAAATTGATCGGGGATTTCCATCTGCTGTaaattacaatcaacaaatttttttgatggGTGGTTGGCCACTGCTTGTTCCTTACTACAACTCTGTAGAGATGTTGGACTTGAATGATGAGAATCCAAAGTGGGATAGCAACTTGCCTTCTATGGGAGAAAAGCGAGGTGTATTTGCATCAGCTTTATTGAATG GTCCACTTTAA
- the LOC143459621 gene encoding uncharacterized protein LOC143459621: protein MKGNIYEKMGQAVDNAHVVLMFLSPNYETSENCIRESSLTTDLAKKIVPIRVLPDEYQLITRLRLLTQGLTYYNFNNGSFDDNFNQLLHEIESIPGIEMTRKVETKLRKMKIAEVPDQSDEILVIGRSGCPQSVVKFNTKTKQWSKMPDTNTARRYPSAVNYNQQIILMAGGKGMISTYYNSVEMLDLNDENPKWDSNLPAMGKKRCNFASALLNGNLMESHAEEFSGTLAVND from the exons ATGAAAGGAAATATCTATGAGAAAATGGGGCAAGCAGTCGATAATGCTCACGTGGTTCTGATGTTCCTTTCTCCTAACTACGAGACAAGCGAAAATTGTATACGGGAATCTTCGCTCACAACTGATTTGGCAAAAAAGATCGTCCCAATTCGAGTCCTTCCTGATGAATACCAGCTTATAACCAGGCTTC GTTTGCTGACACAAGGCTTGACCTACTACAACTTCAACAATGGATCCtttgatgacaatttcaacCAACTTCTTCATGAGATAG aatCCATTCCTGGTATAGAAATGACAAGAAAAGTGGAAACTAAACTtcgtaaaatgaaaattgcagAAGTTCCCG ATCAGTCTGATGAGATACTTGTCATTGGTAGATCGGGTTGTCCACAAAGTGTTGTCAAGTTCAACACCAAGACAAAGCAGTGGAGTAAAATGCCG GATACAAACACTGCTCGGAGATATCCATCTGCTGTaaattacaatcaacaaattatATTGATGGCTGGTGGTAAAGGAATGATTAGTACTTACTACAACTCTGTTGAGATGTTGGACTTGAATGATGAGAATCCAAAGTGGGATAGCAACTTGCCTGCTATGGGAAAAAAGCGATGTAACTTTGCATCAGCTTTATTGAATG GAAATTTAATGGAATCACATGCTGAAGAGTTTTCGGGCACACTTGCCGTAAATGATTAA
- the LOC143458872 gene encoding uncharacterized protein LOC143458872 has protein sequence MNIKRSWLALVSARGLLYALGGWDGNTTNTAECYDPRNGKWEYIPPMKTCIYGLTAVVLNNEIYAIGGYDGSNRLSSVEKYNLDTKTWIDVPSMTEERCGGSACVVAGLIWVFGGCDGKTVEFYDPATNKWQVSTNMDRQRWCPCVLSI, from the exons ATGAATATAAAGCGAAGTTGGCTTGCGTTGGTCAGTGCACGAG gtttgctTTATGCGCTTGGGGGATGGGATGGTAATACAACAAACACAGCAGAATGTTATGATCCACGAAACGGAAAGTGGGAATATATTCCACCGATGAAAACCTGCATATATGGATTAACTGCTGTTGtattaaacaacgaaatataCGCGATAG GTGGATATGACGGTTCAAATCGTCTCtcttctgttgaaaaatacaacctgGACACGAAAACTTGGATTGATGTTCCATCTATGACTGAGGAAAGATGTGGTGGATCAGCTTGTGTAGTGGCTGGCCTTATATGGGTGTTTGGAGG gtGTGATGGCAAAACAGTTGAGTTCTATGATCCAGCCACCAACAAATGGCAAGTATCGACCAACATGGACAGACAACGATGGTGTCCTTGCGTCCTTTCCATCTGA